Proteins from one Candidatus Desulfovibrio trichonymphae genomic window:
- a CDS encoding PSP1 domain-containing protein: protein MVDAEQGLTFVQVASGPISALSGVDEQTLPAILRQASPEDMEKNLENANLARDADAFCRCCIQERRLDMKLVDVEVFFDRSKFVFYFTAPARIDFRDLVKDLVREYHARVELRQIGVRHETQIVGAVGNCGMVCCCRRYLRKFAPVTIRMAKEQNLFLNPAKISGICGRLLCCLAYEQDHYDRFHRQCPRLGRKYQTSRGSMRVVRANMFRNSLSVLTENNEDVELTLEEWKELDPRRPEREYDSACDDDGQQMPATRCVEASGTLPAAAAEIFRKRRRRATRHENA, encoded by the coding sequence TTGGTTGACGCCGAACAGGGACTTACGTTCGTGCAGGTGGCGTCAGGCCCGATCAGTGCGCTGTCCGGCGTGGATGAGCAGACCTTACCTGCTATTTTACGACAGGCCAGTCCGGAGGATATGGAAAAGAATCTGGAAAACGCAAATCTGGCCCGTGATGCCGATGCGTTTTGTCGCTGTTGCATACAAGAGCGCCGTCTAGATATGAAGCTTGTTGATGTGGAAGTGTTCTTTGACCGCAGCAAGTTCGTTTTTTATTTCACGGCGCCCGCCCGTATTGATTTTCGGGATCTTGTCAAGGATCTTGTGCGTGAATACCACGCCCGCGTAGAGCTGCGCCAGATCGGCGTGCGCCATGAAACGCAGATAGTAGGCGCTGTGGGCAATTGCGGCATGGTGTGCTGCTGCCGGCGCTATCTGCGCAAATTCGCTCCTGTAACCATACGTATGGCGAAGGAGCAGAATCTCTTTCTCAATCCGGCCAAAATTTCCGGCATATGCGGCCGTCTGCTCTGTTGCCTCGCGTATGAACAGGATCATTACGATCGCTTTCACCGCCAGTGCCCGCGTCTCGGCAGGAAATATCAGACAAGCCGGGGGAGCATGCGGGTGGTGCGGGCCAATATGTTTCGCAATTCGCTTTCGGTGCTGACAGAGAATAATGAAGATGTTGAATTGACGCTGGAAGAGTGGAAGGAGCTTGATCCGCGCCGGCCGGAAAGGGAGTACGATTCAGCCTGTGACGACGACGGACAGCAAATGCCGGCAACGCGGTGTGTTGAGGCAAGCGGTACCTTACCCGCCGCCGCGGCCGAAATTTTCCGCAAGCGTCGGCGCAGAGCAACGCGTCACGAGAATGCCTGA
- a CDS encoding argininosuccinate synthase — MKTVKKVVLAYSGGLDTSVILKWLIAERRCDVIAVTADLGQPEDLSGVEEKALRTGASKAFVLNLREEMARDFVFPMMRSGARYEGRYLLGTSIARPLIAKALVDVARAEGAHAVAHGATGKGNDQVRFEFAVSSLAPDLQVIAPWREWDLMSRTALTAFAAKHDIPISNKAKRYSMDANMLHTSFEGGELEDPGNEPHASCRQRCVPVEEAPETPEIVSVDFEHGNPVAVNGKQLSPASVISTLSKVAGRNGIGRDDMVENRFVGMKCRSVYENPAGTLLYKLHRDLEGICMDRELLAIRDTLAVRYSQCVYNGFWYSPEREAMQVFMDKSQEAVTGSVRAKLYKGGVWPLSRVSPNSLFSSELATFEEGGDYDHKDAEGFIRLNALRLRLHAAGTGRMATHSKKGRHE, encoded by the coding sequence ATGAAGACCGTAAAAAAAGTTGTGCTCGCCTATTCCGGCGGGCTGGACACCTCTGTGATCCTCAAATGGTTGATTGCCGAACGCCGGTGCGATGTCATAGCCGTTACCGCCGATCTTGGCCAGCCTGAAGATCTTTCCGGCGTGGAGGAAAAAGCTCTGCGCACGGGAGCATCCAAGGCTTTTGTGCTCAATCTGCGCGAGGAAATGGCCCGTGATTTCGTTTTTCCCATGATGCGCAGCGGCGCCAGATACGAAGGCCGCTATCTGCTCGGCACTTCCATCGCGCGCCCGCTGATAGCGAAAGCCCTTGTCGATGTGGCCCGCGCTGAAGGCGCGCACGCGGTTGCCCACGGCGCCACAGGCAAGGGAAACGATCAGGTGCGTTTTGAATTTGCCGTCAGTTCCCTGGCTCCGGATCTGCAAGTCATCGCACCCTGGCGCGAATGGGATTTGATGTCGCGCACAGCCCTCACCGCTTTTGCCGCAAAACACGACATACCCATTTCCAATAAGGCCAAACGCTACAGTATGGACGCCAACATGCTGCACACCAGTTTTGAAGGCGGCGAACTGGAAGACCCCGGCAACGAACCGCACGCTTCCTGTCGCCAACGGTGTGTGCCTGTGGAAGAGGCGCCGGAGACGCCGGAAATCGTCAGCGTTGACTTTGAACACGGCAATCCTGTGGCCGTCAACGGCAAACAACTCTCGCCGGCATCCGTCATCAGCACTCTTTCCAAGGTCGCCGGCCGCAACGGCATAGGCCGGGACGACATGGTGGAAAACCGTTTTGTAGGGATGAAGTGCCGCAGCGTTTATGAAAACCCCGCCGGCACGCTGCTCTATAAACTTCACCGCGATCTGGAAGGAATATGTATGGACCGCGAGCTGCTCGCCATACGCGACACTCTTGCCGTGCGCTATTCCCAATGCGTGTATAACGGTTTCTGGTACTCGCCGGAGCGCGAAGCCATGCAGGTTTTCATGGACAAGTCTCAGGAAGCGGTCACAGGCTCAGTGCGCGCCAAGCTCTATAAGGGAGGCGTATGGCCGCTCTCCCGCGTTTCGCCCAACTCACTGTTTTCATCGGAACTGGCCACCTTTGAGGAAGGCGGCGACTACGACCACAAAGACGCGGAAGGTTTTATACGACTGAACGCCTTGCGCCTGCGCCTGCATGCGGCCGGCACAGGCCGCATGGCGACACACAGCAAAAAAGGCCGGCATGAATAA
- the argH gene encoding argininosuccinate lyase, giving the protein MNKNQSWGGRFDEGPREAAVAYTQSWRYDKALYAQDIRASQAHAKMLGRQGVITPTEARKLADGLERVLTEIESGAFVWKPEMEDVHMNVEARLTEILGDVGKKLHTGRSRNDQIGLTFRLFVADKIAVWRRNVAALCAVLARRAAEHCEDILPGCTHLQPAQPVSLAQHLLAYAWMFRRDVQRIEDALKRVRVSPLGAAALAGATYPLDPQSVAEEVGFSEIYGNSMDAVSDRDFVLEALFCAAAVMMHLSRLCEEIILWANPAFGFVRLPDGYATGSSIMPQKKNPDVAELIRGKTGRVYGALTTMLTVMKGLPLAYNRDMQEDKEAFLDTDSTVDSSLRVMAGMMEELCFCTERMRSACKGGFLNATELADYLVGKGLPFREAHHAAGKAVSLAERWGKGLEDLSLQELQAIDPHIEKDVHAALDYTTAVRRRETPGGTGPRSVARQINQINRWLAAMQTPHHATSSAIADGDSHARP; this is encoded by the coding sequence ATGAATAAAAATCAGAGCTGGGGTGGACGATTTGACGAGGGACCCCGCGAGGCCGCCGTCGCATACACGCAATCCTGGCGCTACGACAAGGCGCTTTATGCGCAGGATATCCGCGCCTCGCAGGCTCACGCGAAAATGCTCGGCCGTCAGGGCGTCATCACGCCTACGGAGGCGCGCAAACTGGCGGATGGTCTCGAACGCGTTCTGACGGAAATTGAGTCCGGCGCCTTTGTCTGGAAGCCGGAGATGGAAGATGTGCACATGAATGTGGAGGCCCGTCTTACCGAAATTTTGGGCGATGTGGGTAAAAAACTGCATACAGGACGCAGCCGCAATGATCAGATCGGTCTGACATTCCGCCTCTTTGTTGCAGACAAAATAGCCGTGTGGCGACGAAATGTCGCCGCCCTCTGCGCCGTGCTGGCCCGACGCGCAGCGGAGCATTGCGAAGACATTCTGCCAGGCTGTACGCACCTGCAGCCAGCGCAGCCCGTGAGCCTTGCACAGCATCTCCTGGCCTACGCCTGGATGTTCCGCCGTGACGTTCAACGCATTGAAGACGCCTTGAAACGGGTACGTGTTTCCCCGTTGGGCGCGGCGGCGCTCGCCGGCGCAACCTACCCCCTTGATCCGCAAAGCGTGGCTGAAGAAGTGGGTTTTTCAGAAATTTACGGCAATTCAATGGACGCTGTTTCCGACCGGGATTTTGTGCTGGAAGCTCTGTTCTGCGCTGCTGCCGTCATGATGCACCTCTCGCGGCTGTGCGAGGAAATCATTCTCTGGGCAAACCCGGCCTTTGGCTTTGTGCGCCTGCCGGACGGCTACGCTACCGGCTCTTCCATCATGCCGCAGAAAAAAAATCCGGACGTGGCCGAGCTTATACGGGGGAAAACAGGCCGGGTTTACGGCGCGCTGACAACCATGCTCACGGTTATGAAAGGCCTGCCGCTCGCTTACAACCGCGACATGCAGGAAGACAAGGAGGCATTTCTGGACACCGACAGCACGGTGGATTCTTCCCTGCGCGTCATGGCCGGGATGATGGAAGAACTGTGCTTCTGCACGGAACGTATGCGCTCGGCCTGCAAGGGCGGCTTTCTCAATGCTACGGAACTGGCGGACTACCTTGTTGGCAAAGGACTGCCCTTTCGCGAGGCGCACCATGCTGCGGGAAAGGCTGTGTCCCTGGCCGAACGGTGGGGCAAGGGGCTTGAAGACCTGTCGCTGCAAGAACTGCAGGCAATTGACCCGCACATTGAAAAAGACGTTCACGCGGCTCTGGATTACACAACAGCGGTGCGACGACGTGAAACCCCCGGCGGCACCGGACCGCGCTCGGTAGCCAGACAGATCAACCAGATCAACCGCTGGCTTGCGGCAATGCAAACGCCACACCATGCAACAAGCAGCGCCATTGCTGACGGCGACAGTCATGCCCGCCCATGA
- the rpsU gene encoding 30S ribosomal protein S21 encodes MPGVFLNEDDYNFDIALRRFKKQVEKAGILSEMKKRQHYEKPSVMRKKKKAAARKRLMKKIRKMNMA; translated from the coding sequence TTGCCAGGAGTTTTTCTCAACGAAGATGATTACAATTTTGATATTGCGTTGCGACGCTTTAAAAAACAGGTGGAAAAAGCCGGTATTCTATCTGAAATGAAAAAACGCCAGCATTACGAAAAACCCAGCGTTATGCGCAAAAAGAAAAAAGCCGCTGCCCGGAAGCGTCTGATGAAAAAAATCAGAAAAATGAATATGGCCTGA
- a CDS encoding GatB/YqeY domain-containing protein, with amino-acid sequence MSLSEQIEKEYVQAYKAKDSVRLNVLRLVKTAVKNRLVELRRPGGALSDDEMLDVVLKEAKQRQDSIEQYTAAKRAELADRESAELAILKKYLPQPLNREAIDSLVETAIAELQAVSPKDTGRVMSAIMALYKGRVDGKTLAEAVKARLA; translated from the coding sequence ATGAGCCTATCTGAACAGATTGAAAAAGAATACGTGCAGGCCTATAAGGCAAAAGACTCCGTACGGCTGAACGTTTTGCGACTTGTCAAAACCGCTGTCAAAAACCGGCTGGTTGAATTGCGCCGTCCCGGCGGTGCGCTGTCTGACGACGAAATGCTGGATGTCGTTCTTAAAGAAGCAAAGCAACGTCAGGACTCCATTGAGCAGTACACGGCAGCAAAACGCGCTGAACTCGCAGACAGAGAATCGGCAGAGCTCGCAATTTTGAAGAAATATCTTCCCCAACCGCTCAACCGTGAGGCAATTGACTCGCTCGTTGAAACCGCCATTGCCGAGCTTCAGGCTGTCTCACCAAAAGACACCGGCAGGGTCATGTCCGCCATCATGGCGCTATACAAAGGACGCGTCGACGGCAAAACGCTTGCCGAAGCGGTCAAAGCCCGCCTCGCCTGA
- a CDS encoding Smr/MutS family protein yields MRASEQNPSTPERRLGNWLPAVQHQNSENTALRLDLRGMSVNDALGETDYCLNKALLAGFSEVEIIHGRGTGALRRRAVHDFLRTLPAVGGFATTTEDCCGDGITIVHLS; encoded by the coding sequence GTGCGCGCGAGCGAACAGAACCCGTCCACCCCTGAACGCCGTCTTGGGAATTGGCTGCCCGCCGTTCAACATCAGAACAGCGAAAACACCGCCCTACGGTTGGATTTACGTGGAATGAGCGTCAATGACGCGCTGGGTGAGACAGATTATTGCCTGAATAAAGCCCTGCTGGCCGGATTTTCTGAAGTTGAAATTATTCATGGACGGGGAACAGGCGCATTGCGGCGGCGTGCAGTCCATGATTTTCTGCGCACGCTGCCTGCTGTGGGCGGCTTTGCCACGACGACGGAAGATTGCTGCGGCGACGGCATAACTATTGTCCATTTGTCCTGA
- the dnaG gene encoding DNA primase: MQSRNTVRAIKERLNIVDIVRRYVELKRNGARWTAPCPFHQETKPSFFVNEEQGQFYCFGCQASGDIFEFFSKINGLNFKETLEQLAAEAGVSLERSSGSHRDREQADKPLFSRRQMLRMYETAAAHFAAALKKQDAAQCRAYIEKRGLDKAIVQRFGLGWASREWGALAETLRRTGFDAHFSVDAGLLNRSAKGHVFDRFRGRLIFPIKNLANQVIAFGGRIITLEEDEAKYINSADTPIYKKGEHLYGLSQARRGIAANGRALLTEGYIDVLTLHQFGYDNAVGVLGTALTPEQLKRLSGFTSEFTLLFDGDRAGRKAAFRSCEMMLARGLNCNVALMPDGEDIDSLLRKKGVQTFETLQKHAPDGLRFCIDVLKALAPRETVEWAKIFLRHLLLPELLSPYISRLATHLQLSESVLREGLADWHDQNRPARKAQGANSSDEKLTRQTMRDKQIMMYAVRYPDRLEDLRSLGADMALQSATARSLWEKIEEWGEEAHFHLDEQEKILWSLYRGAEAAPRDNGDKELESLSSHLNTYYDFSQKTSVSAVLRQNTGTGDFASDLDYLRALQKTLERGNG, from the coding sequence ATGCAGTCAAGAAACACTGTGCGCGCCATCAAGGAACGACTGAATATCGTAGACATTGTTCGCCGCTATGTTGAACTAAAACGCAACGGCGCACGATGGACGGCACCCTGCCCTTTTCACCAGGAAACAAAACCCTCCTTTTTCGTCAATGAGGAACAGGGACAGTTTTATTGCTTCGGATGTCAAGCTTCCGGCGACATCTTTGAATTTTTCAGTAAGATCAACGGGCTGAATTTTAAAGAAACACTTGAACAATTAGCGGCAGAGGCAGGTGTCAGCCTCGAACGCTCGTCGGGCAGCCACCGCGACAGAGAGCAAGCAGACAAACCTCTTTTCTCGCGGCGGCAGATGCTGCGCATGTATGAAACCGCCGCCGCCCACTTTGCGGCGGCCCTGAAAAAACAGGACGCGGCTCAATGTCGCGCGTATATTGAAAAACGAGGTCTTGACAAAGCAATTGTACAACGCTTTGGTCTGGGATGGGCGAGCCGGGAATGGGGCGCCCTTGCAGAAACACTGCGCCGCACCGGATTTGACGCGCATTTTTCTGTTGACGCCGGTCTGTTGAACCGATCTGCCAAAGGGCATGTTTTTGATCGTTTTCGCGGCCGCTTGATCTTCCCGATTAAAAATCTTGCCAATCAGGTCATTGCTTTTGGCGGTCGGATTATTACCTTAGAAGAGGATGAAGCGAAATATATCAACAGTGCCGACACCCCCATTTACAAAAAAGGCGAACATCTGTACGGATTGTCCCAAGCCAGACGCGGCATCGCCGCTAACGGACGGGCACTGTTGACAGAAGGGTATATTGATGTGCTCACTCTGCATCAGTTCGGCTACGATAATGCGGTAGGAGTGCTGGGAACGGCACTGACTCCTGAACAGCTTAAACGGCTTTCCGGTTTCACATCGGAGTTTACCCTCCTTTTCGACGGTGACCGCGCGGGACGAAAGGCGGCTTTTAGAAGCTGCGAAATGATGCTGGCGCGTGGCCTGAACTGCAACGTGGCGCTTATGCCGGACGGCGAAGATATTGACAGTTTACTGAGAAAAAAAGGCGTACAGACGTTTGAGACATTGCAAAAGCACGCACCCGACGGCCTGCGGTTCTGCATAGACGTGCTGAAGGCTTTGGCACCGCGCGAGACTGTGGAATGGGCAAAAATTTTTTTGCGGCATCTGCTTCTGCCGGAATTGCTCAGTCCCTACATTTCACGTCTGGCCACGCACCTGCAGCTTTCCGAGAGCGTTCTGCGCGAAGGACTGGCCGACTGGCATGATCAGAACAGGCCAGCCCGCAAGGCGCAAGGCGCAAACAGCAGCGACGAGAAACTAACGCGACAAACTATGCGTGACAAACAAATAATGATGTACGCTGTTCGCTACCCGGACCGTCTTGAAGATCTGCGCTCGCTCGGCGCGGATATGGCTTTGCAGTCTGCCACTGCGCGCAGCCTTTGGGAAAAAATTGAGGAATGGGGAGAGGAAGCGCATTTTCATCTGGATGAACAGGAAAAAATTCTCTGGTCTCTTTACAGGGGGGCCGAAGCCGCTCCCCGGGACAATGGCGACAAGGAATTAGAATCTCTAAGCAGTCATCTTAACACGTATTACGATTTTTCACAAAAAACATCTGTTTCCGCCGTGTTACGTCAAAACACCGGCACAGGTGATTTTGCATCTGATTTGGATTATCTTCGCGCACTGCAAAAAACCTTGGAGCGAGGGAATGGGTAA